A region from the Lutra lutra chromosome 1, mLutLut1.2, whole genome shotgun sequence genome encodes:
- the CBARP gene encoding voltage-dependent calcium channel beta subunit-associated regulatory protein isoform X6: protein MQPTPTMATAASTASTVVLTSRWDNATGSPTVSEGFGVGWLGRAGLQRPRPAVLTPAGPQAEPDPILDNYVLLVVVMSLFVGGTLVVLSGVLLVCRRCWEAHPRFNRATEEAEKTATTYLDNGARPAQDPDFRGEDPEGQDAETERFLSTSSTGRRVSFNEAALFEQSRKSQDKGRRSSQSMSVTWVKPAQPPLPTPPPPPRPTSPSSSSALPGDPYNSAVGPADFEISPLASSDSGEGTWLDPATRSSKPAGPGPATGHREAGRGEAGPGSGAGPVLQFFTRLRRHASLDGASPYFKVKKWKLDPSQRASSLDTRGSPKRHQFQRQRAASESTEQEEGDAPHGDFIQYIASAGAAVAFPPPRPFLASPTSPSPTLGRLEAAKEVGAAGGASPESPPESSGGVGTEQLQQQESDGERDSGPEQAQTSYRDIWSLRASLELHAAAASDHSSSGNDRDSVRSGDSSGSGSGTTAPAFPPPSPPPTPRSADGEAGGPRKLLQMDSGYASIEGRGAGDDGLPSASEKRSSFTSAGRTATVGSSFEGALAPTEAPARPRSPRAWPRRAPRRDYSIDEKTDALFHEFLRHDPHFDDALPCAARHRARAHPHARKQWQQRGRQHSDPGARAATPAPAAPPFRPDPRPPRAPLRRGDSVDCPSEGRAGEDPAAPAIPVIEEEPGGGGGCPGSGLCVGSPGTLLDKLAAGLDDRLFPPRLAQPIAAAPALAAAAPTSPDHSPA from the exons ATGCAGCCCACGCCCACCATGGCCACGGCCGCCAGCACCGCTTCCACCGTCGTCCTGACCTCGAGGTGGGACAACGCCACCGGCAGCCCCACCGTGAGTGAGGGGTTTGGAGTGGGGTGGCTGGGCCGGGCGGGCCTCCAGAGGCCACGCCCAGCGGTCCTGACCCCTGCTGGCCCACAGGCGGAGCCTGACCCCATCCTGGACAACTACGTGCTGCTGGTGGTGGTCATGTCGCTCTTCGTTGGTGGCACGCTAGTGGTGCTGTCCGGCGTGCTGCTCGTGTGCAGGCGCTGCTGGGAGGCTCACCCGCGCTTCAACAG AGCGACGGAGGAAGCGGAAAAGACCGCCACCACCTACCTGGACAATGGCGCTCGCCCGGCCCAAG ACCCCGACTTCAGGGGGGAGGACCCTGAGGGCCAGGACGCGGAGACCGAGCGCTTCCTGTCCACCAGCTCCACCGGCCGCCGGGTGTCCTTCAACGAGGCTGCCCTGTTTGAGCAGAGCCGGAAGTCGCAGGACAAGGGCCGCAG ATCGTCACAATCCATGAGTGTGACCTGGGTGAAGCCAGCGCAGCCACCCCTCCCCACGCCACCGCCGCCCCCAAGGCCAACCTCGCCATCTTCCAG CTCCGCCCTGCCAGGTGACCCCTACAACTCAGCCGTGGGCCCTGCTGACTTCGAGATCAGCCCCTTGGCGTCCAGCGACTCCGGGGAAGGCACCTGG ttGGATCCAGCCACCAGGAGCAGCAAGCCTGCCGGCCCAGGGCCCGCAACGGGGCACAGGGAGGCCGGGCGCGGGGAGGCAGGCCCTGGCTCTGGGGCCGGACCCGTCCTGCAGTTCTTCACCCGGCTGCGGCGCCACGCCAGCCTGGACGGGGCCAGCCCCTACTTCAAGGTCAAGAAATGGAAGCTGGATCCCAGCCAACGGGCATCCAGTCTGGACACTAGAG GCTCCCCCAAACGGCACCAGTTCCAGCGGCAGCGGGCAGCCAGCgagagcacagagcaggaggagggggacgCCCCCCACGGGGATTTCATCCAGTACATTGCCAGCGCAGGCGCCGCTGTGGCcttcccgcccccccgcccctttCTGGCCAGCCCCACCAGCCCGTCCCCCACCCTCGGCAG GCTAGAGGCAGCCAAGGAGGTGGGCGCCGCAGGAGGAGCGAGCCCCGAGTCTCCCCCAGAGTCTAGCGGCGGCGTGGGGACTGAGCAGCTGCAGCAGCAGGAGTCCGATGGCGAGCGGGACTCGGGGCCGGAGCAGGCGCAGACCAGCTACCGGGATATCTGGAGCCTGCGCGCCTCCCTCGAGCTGCATGCCGCGGCCGCCTCGGACCACAGCAGCAGTGGCAACGACCGCGACTCGGTGCGCAGCGGCGACAGCTCGGGCTCGGGCTCCGGGACCACCGCGCCCGCCTTCCCGCCGCCCTCGCCGCCGCCCACACCGCGATCCGCGGATGGCGAGGCGGGAGGTCCGCGGAAGCTGCTTCAAATGGACAGCGGCTACGCCAGCATCGAGGGCCGCGGCGCGGGCGACGACGGGCTGCCCAGCGCGTCCGAGAAGCGCTCTTCCTTCACCAGCGCCGGCCGCACGGCCACTGTGGGCAGCAGCTTTGAGGGGGCGCTGGCGCCCACGGAGGCGCCCGCCCGGCCCCGCAGCCCCCGCGCCTGGCCCCGCCGCGCCCCGCGCCGCGACTACAGCATCGACGAGAAGACAGACGCGCTCTTCCACGAGTTTCTGCGCCACGACCCGCACTTCGACGACGCACTGCCCTGCGCCGCCCGCCACCGCGCGCGCGCGCACCCGCACGCGCGCAAGCAGTGGCAGCAGCGCGGCCGGCAGCACAGCGACCCCGGCGCGCGCGCCGCCACTcccgcccccgccgcgcccccGTTCCGCCCAGACCCCCGGCCCCCACGCGCGCCTCTCCGCCGCGGCGACAGCGTCGACTGCCCATCCGAGGGCCGCGCGGGCGAGGACCCGGCGGCGCCCGCCATTCCGGTCATCGAGGAGgagcccggcggcggcggcggttgCCCCGGCTCGGGCCTGTGCGTCGGGTCCCCGGGGACGCTGCTGGACAAGCTGGCGGCCGGCCTCGACGACAGACTGTTCCCGCCGCGCCTCGCCCAGCCCATCGCCGCGGCTCCCGCGCTGGCCGCCGCCGCGCCGACGTCTCCCGACCACAGCCCGGCCTAA
- the CBARP gene encoding voltage-dependent calcium channel beta subunit-associated regulatory protein isoform X4 yields MQPTPTMATAASTASTVVLTSRWDNATGSPTVSEGFGVGWLGRAGLQRPRPAVLTPAGPQAEPDPILDNYVLLVVVMSLFVGGTLVVLSGVLLVCRRCWEAHPRFNRATEEAEKTATTYLDNGARPAQDPDFRGEDPEGQDAETERFLSTSSTGRRVSFNEAALFEQSRKSQDKGRRSSQSMSVTWVKPAQPPLPTPPPPPRPTSPSSSSALPGDPYNSAVGPADFEISPLASSDSGEGTWVRAPERPLPSLPHSKTELDPATRSSKPAGPGPATGHREAGRGEAGPGSGAGPVLQFFTRLRRHASLDGASPYFKVKKWKLDPSQRASSLDTRGSPKRHQFQRQRAASESTEQEEGDAPHGDFIQYIASAGAAVAFPPPRPFLASPTSPSPTLGRLEAAKEVGAAGGASPESPPESSGGVGTEQLQQQESDGERDSGPEQAQTSYRDIWSLRASLELHAAAASDHSSSGNDRDSVRSGDSSGSGSGTTAPAFPPPSPPPTPRSADGEAGGPRKLLQMDSGYASIEGRGAGDDGLPSASEKRSSFTSAGRTATVGSSFEGALAPTEAPARPRSPRAWPRRAPRRDYSIDEKTDALFHEFLRHDPHFDDALPCAARHRARAHPHARKQWQQRGRQHSDPGARAATPAPAAPPFRPDPRPPRAPLRRGDSVDCPSEGRAGEDPAAPAIPVIEEEPGGGGGCPGSGLCVGSPGTLLDKLAAGLDDRLFPPRLAQPIAAAPALAAAAPTSPDHSPA; encoded by the exons ATGCAGCCCACGCCCACCATGGCCACGGCCGCCAGCACCGCTTCCACCGTCGTCCTGACCTCGAGGTGGGACAACGCCACCGGCAGCCCCACCGTGAGTGAGGGGTTTGGAGTGGGGTGGCTGGGCCGGGCGGGCCTCCAGAGGCCACGCCCAGCGGTCCTGACCCCTGCTGGCCCACAGGCGGAGCCTGACCCCATCCTGGACAACTACGTGCTGCTGGTGGTGGTCATGTCGCTCTTCGTTGGTGGCACGCTAGTGGTGCTGTCCGGCGTGCTGCTCGTGTGCAGGCGCTGCTGGGAGGCTCACCCGCGCTTCAACAG AGCGACGGAGGAAGCGGAAAAGACCGCCACCACCTACCTGGACAATGGCGCTCGCCCGGCCCAAG ACCCCGACTTCAGGGGGGAGGACCCTGAGGGCCAGGACGCGGAGACCGAGCGCTTCCTGTCCACCAGCTCCACCGGCCGCCGGGTGTCCTTCAACGAGGCTGCCCTGTTTGAGCAGAGCCGGAAGTCGCAGGACAAGGGCCGCAG ATCGTCACAATCCATGAGTGTGACCTGGGTGAAGCCAGCGCAGCCACCCCTCCCCACGCCACCGCCGCCCCCAAGGCCAACCTCGCCATCTTCCAG CTCCGCCCTGCCAGGTGACCCCTACAACTCAGCCGTGGGCCCTGCTGACTTCGAGATCAGCCCCTTGGCGTCCAGCGACTCCGGGGAAGGCACCTGGGTGAGGGCCCCCGagcggcccctcccctccctgccccactccaaGACAGAG ttGGATCCAGCCACCAGGAGCAGCAAGCCTGCCGGCCCAGGGCCCGCAACGGGGCACAGGGAGGCCGGGCGCGGGGAGGCAGGCCCTGGCTCTGGGGCCGGACCCGTCCTGCAGTTCTTCACCCGGCTGCGGCGCCACGCCAGCCTGGACGGGGCCAGCCCCTACTTCAAGGTCAAGAAATGGAAGCTGGATCCCAGCCAACGGGCATCCAGTCTGGACACTAGAG GCTCCCCCAAACGGCACCAGTTCCAGCGGCAGCGGGCAGCCAGCgagagcacagagcaggaggagggggacgCCCCCCACGGGGATTTCATCCAGTACATTGCCAGCGCAGGCGCCGCTGTGGCcttcccgcccccccgcccctttCTGGCCAGCCCCACCAGCCCGTCCCCCACCCTCGGCAG GCTAGAGGCAGCCAAGGAGGTGGGCGCCGCAGGAGGAGCGAGCCCCGAGTCTCCCCCAGAGTCTAGCGGCGGCGTGGGGACTGAGCAGCTGCAGCAGCAGGAGTCCGATGGCGAGCGGGACTCGGGGCCGGAGCAGGCGCAGACCAGCTACCGGGATATCTGGAGCCTGCGCGCCTCCCTCGAGCTGCATGCCGCGGCCGCCTCGGACCACAGCAGCAGTGGCAACGACCGCGACTCGGTGCGCAGCGGCGACAGCTCGGGCTCGGGCTCCGGGACCACCGCGCCCGCCTTCCCGCCGCCCTCGCCGCCGCCCACACCGCGATCCGCGGATGGCGAGGCGGGAGGTCCGCGGAAGCTGCTTCAAATGGACAGCGGCTACGCCAGCATCGAGGGCCGCGGCGCGGGCGACGACGGGCTGCCCAGCGCGTCCGAGAAGCGCTCTTCCTTCACCAGCGCCGGCCGCACGGCCACTGTGGGCAGCAGCTTTGAGGGGGCGCTGGCGCCCACGGAGGCGCCCGCCCGGCCCCGCAGCCCCCGCGCCTGGCCCCGCCGCGCCCCGCGCCGCGACTACAGCATCGACGAGAAGACAGACGCGCTCTTCCACGAGTTTCTGCGCCACGACCCGCACTTCGACGACGCACTGCCCTGCGCCGCCCGCCACCGCGCGCGCGCGCACCCGCACGCGCGCAAGCAGTGGCAGCAGCGCGGCCGGCAGCACAGCGACCCCGGCGCGCGCGCCGCCACTcccgcccccgccgcgcccccGTTCCGCCCAGACCCCCGGCCCCCACGCGCGCCTCTCCGCCGCGGCGACAGCGTCGACTGCCCATCCGAGGGCCGCGCGGGCGAGGACCCGGCGGCGCCCGCCATTCCGGTCATCGAGGAGgagcccggcggcggcggcggttgCCCCGGCTCGGGCCTGTGCGTCGGGTCCCCGGGGACGCTGCTGGACAAGCTGGCGGCCGGCCTCGACGACAGACTGTTCCCGCCGCGCCTCGCCCAGCCCATCGCCGCGGCTCCCGCGCTGGCCGCCGCCGCGCCGACGTCTCCCGACCACAGCCCGGCCTAA
- the CBARP gene encoding voltage-dependent calcium channel beta subunit-associated regulatory protein isoform X1, whose protein sequence is MQPTPTMATAASTASTVVLTSRWDNATGSPTVSEGFGVGWLGRAGLQRPRPAVLTPAGPQAEPDPILDNYVLLVVVMSLFVGGTLVVLSGVLLVCRRCWEAHPRFNRATEEAEKTATTYLDNGARPAQDPDFRGEDPEGQDAETERFLSTSSTGRRVSFNEAALFEQSRKSQDKGRRYTLTEGDFHHLKNARLTHLHLPPLKIVTIHECDLGEASAATPPHATAAPKANLAIFQPPGKALTGHSVGPSSALPGDPYNSAVGPADFEISPLASSDSGEGTWVRAPERPLPSLPHSKTELDPATRSSKPAGPGPATGHREAGRGEAGPGSGAGPVLQFFTRLRRHASLDGASPYFKVKKWKLDPSQRASSLDTRGSPKRHQFQRQRAASESTEQEEGDAPHGDFIQYIASAGAAVAFPPPRPFLASPTSPSPTLGRLEAAKEVGAAGGASPESPPESSGGVGTEQLQQQESDGERDSGPEQAQTSYRDIWSLRASLELHAAAASDHSSSGNDRDSVRSGDSSGSGSGTTAPAFPPPSPPPTPRSADGEAGGPRKLLQMDSGYASIEGRGAGDDGLPSASEKRSSFTSAGRTATVGSSFEGALAPTEAPARPRSPRAWPRRAPRRDYSIDEKTDALFHEFLRHDPHFDDALPCAARHRARAHPHARKQWQQRGRQHSDPGARAATPAPAAPPFRPDPRPPRAPLRRGDSVDCPSEGRAGEDPAAPAIPVIEEEPGGGGGCPGSGLCVGSPGTLLDKLAAGLDDRLFPPRLAQPIAAAPALAAAAPTSPDHSPA, encoded by the exons ATGCAGCCCACGCCCACCATGGCCACGGCCGCCAGCACCGCTTCCACCGTCGTCCTGACCTCGAGGTGGGACAACGCCACCGGCAGCCCCACCGTGAGTGAGGGGTTTGGAGTGGGGTGGCTGGGCCGGGCGGGCCTCCAGAGGCCACGCCCAGCGGTCCTGACCCCTGCTGGCCCACAGGCGGAGCCTGACCCCATCCTGGACAACTACGTGCTGCTGGTGGTGGTCATGTCGCTCTTCGTTGGTGGCACGCTAGTGGTGCTGTCCGGCGTGCTGCTCGTGTGCAGGCGCTGCTGGGAGGCTCACCCGCGCTTCAACAG AGCGACGGAGGAAGCGGAAAAGACCGCCACCACCTACCTGGACAATGGCGCTCGCCCGGCCCAAG ACCCCGACTTCAGGGGGGAGGACCCTGAGGGCCAGGACGCGGAGACCGAGCGCTTCCTGTCCACCAGCTCCACCGGCCGCCGGGTGTCCTTCAACGAGGCTGCCCTGTTTGAGCAGAGCCGGAAGTCGCAGGACAAGGGCCGCAG GTACACCCTGACGGAGGGGGACTTCCACCACCTGAAGAATGCCCGCCTCACCCACCTGCACCTGCCGCCCCTCAAGATCGTCACAATCCATGAGTGTGACCTGGGTGAAGCCAGCGCAGCCACCCCTCCCCACGCCACCGCCGCCCCCAAGGCCAACCTCGCCATCTTCCAG CCCCCGGGGAAGGCCCTCACCGGCCACTCCGTGGGCCCCAGCTCCGCCCTGCCAGGTGACCCCTACAACTCAGCCGTGGGCCCTGCTGACTTCGAGATCAGCCCCTTGGCGTCCAGCGACTCCGGGGAAGGCACCTGGGTGAGGGCCCCCGagcggcccctcccctccctgccccactccaaGACAGAG ttGGATCCAGCCACCAGGAGCAGCAAGCCTGCCGGCCCAGGGCCCGCAACGGGGCACAGGGAGGCCGGGCGCGGGGAGGCAGGCCCTGGCTCTGGGGCCGGACCCGTCCTGCAGTTCTTCACCCGGCTGCGGCGCCACGCCAGCCTGGACGGGGCCAGCCCCTACTTCAAGGTCAAGAAATGGAAGCTGGATCCCAGCCAACGGGCATCCAGTCTGGACACTAGAG GCTCCCCCAAACGGCACCAGTTCCAGCGGCAGCGGGCAGCCAGCgagagcacagagcaggaggagggggacgCCCCCCACGGGGATTTCATCCAGTACATTGCCAGCGCAGGCGCCGCTGTGGCcttcccgcccccccgcccctttCTGGCCAGCCCCACCAGCCCGTCCCCCACCCTCGGCAG GCTAGAGGCAGCCAAGGAGGTGGGCGCCGCAGGAGGAGCGAGCCCCGAGTCTCCCCCAGAGTCTAGCGGCGGCGTGGGGACTGAGCAGCTGCAGCAGCAGGAGTCCGATGGCGAGCGGGACTCGGGGCCGGAGCAGGCGCAGACCAGCTACCGGGATATCTGGAGCCTGCGCGCCTCCCTCGAGCTGCATGCCGCGGCCGCCTCGGACCACAGCAGCAGTGGCAACGACCGCGACTCGGTGCGCAGCGGCGACAGCTCGGGCTCGGGCTCCGGGACCACCGCGCCCGCCTTCCCGCCGCCCTCGCCGCCGCCCACACCGCGATCCGCGGATGGCGAGGCGGGAGGTCCGCGGAAGCTGCTTCAAATGGACAGCGGCTACGCCAGCATCGAGGGCCGCGGCGCGGGCGACGACGGGCTGCCCAGCGCGTCCGAGAAGCGCTCTTCCTTCACCAGCGCCGGCCGCACGGCCACTGTGGGCAGCAGCTTTGAGGGGGCGCTGGCGCCCACGGAGGCGCCCGCCCGGCCCCGCAGCCCCCGCGCCTGGCCCCGCCGCGCCCCGCGCCGCGACTACAGCATCGACGAGAAGACAGACGCGCTCTTCCACGAGTTTCTGCGCCACGACCCGCACTTCGACGACGCACTGCCCTGCGCCGCCCGCCACCGCGCGCGCGCGCACCCGCACGCGCGCAAGCAGTGGCAGCAGCGCGGCCGGCAGCACAGCGACCCCGGCGCGCGCGCCGCCACTcccgcccccgccgcgcccccGTTCCGCCCAGACCCCCGGCCCCCACGCGCGCCTCTCCGCCGCGGCGACAGCGTCGACTGCCCATCCGAGGGCCGCGCGGGCGAGGACCCGGCGGCGCCCGCCATTCCGGTCATCGAGGAGgagcccggcggcggcggcggttgCCCCGGCTCGGGCCTGTGCGTCGGGTCCCCGGGGACGCTGCTGGACAAGCTGGCGGCCGGCCTCGACGACAGACTGTTCCCGCCGCGCCTCGCCCAGCCCATCGCCGCGGCTCCCGCGCTGGCCGCCGCCGCGCCGACGTCTCCCGACCACAGCCCGGCCTAA
- the CBARP gene encoding voltage-dependent calcium channel beta subunit-associated regulatory protein isoform X2 has translation MQPTPTMATAASTASTVVLTSRWDNATGSPTVSEGFGVGWLGRAGLQRPRPAVLTPAGPQAEPDPILDNYVLLVVVMSLFVGGTLVVLSGVLLVCRRCWEAHPRFNRATEEAEKTATTYLDNGARPAQDPDFRGEDPEGQDAETERFLSTSSTGRRVSFNEAALFEQSRKSQDKGRRYTLTEGDFHHLKNARLTHLHLPPLKIVTIHECDLGEASAATPPHATAAPKANLAIFQPPGKALTGHSVGPSSALPGDPYNSAVGPADFEISPLASSDSGEGTWLDPATRSSKPAGPGPATGHREAGRGEAGPGSGAGPVLQFFTRLRRHASLDGASPYFKVKKWKLDPSQRASSLDTRGSPKRHQFQRQRAASESTEQEEGDAPHGDFIQYIASAGAAVAFPPPRPFLASPTSPSPTLGRLEAAKEVGAAGGASPESPPESSGGVGTEQLQQQESDGERDSGPEQAQTSYRDIWSLRASLELHAAAASDHSSSGNDRDSVRSGDSSGSGSGTTAPAFPPPSPPPTPRSADGEAGGPRKLLQMDSGYASIEGRGAGDDGLPSASEKRSSFTSAGRTATVGSSFEGALAPTEAPARPRSPRAWPRRAPRRDYSIDEKTDALFHEFLRHDPHFDDALPCAARHRARAHPHARKQWQQRGRQHSDPGARAATPAPAAPPFRPDPRPPRAPLRRGDSVDCPSEGRAGEDPAAPAIPVIEEEPGGGGGCPGSGLCVGSPGTLLDKLAAGLDDRLFPPRLAQPIAAAPALAAAAPTSPDHSPA, from the exons ATGCAGCCCACGCCCACCATGGCCACGGCCGCCAGCACCGCTTCCACCGTCGTCCTGACCTCGAGGTGGGACAACGCCACCGGCAGCCCCACCGTGAGTGAGGGGTTTGGAGTGGGGTGGCTGGGCCGGGCGGGCCTCCAGAGGCCACGCCCAGCGGTCCTGACCCCTGCTGGCCCACAGGCGGAGCCTGACCCCATCCTGGACAACTACGTGCTGCTGGTGGTGGTCATGTCGCTCTTCGTTGGTGGCACGCTAGTGGTGCTGTCCGGCGTGCTGCTCGTGTGCAGGCGCTGCTGGGAGGCTCACCCGCGCTTCAACAG AGCGACGGAGGAAGCGGAAAAGACCGCCACCACCTACCTGGACAATGGCGCTCGCCCGGCCCAAG ACCCCGACTTCAGGGGGGAGGACCCTGAGGGCCAGGACGCGGAGACCGAGCGCTTCCTGTCCACCAGCTCCACCGGCCGCCGGGTGTCCTTCAACGAGGCTGCCCTGTTTGAGCAGAGCCGGAAGTCGCAGGACAAGGGCCGCAG GTACACCCTGACGGAGGGGGACTTCCACCACCTGAAGAATGCCCGCCTCACCCACCTGCACCTGCCGCCCCTCAAGATCGTCACAATCCATGAGTGTGACCTGGGTGAAGCCAGCGCAGCCACCCCTCCCCACGCCACCGCCGCCCCCAAGGCCAACCTCGCCATCTTCCAG CCCCCGGGGAAGGCCCTCACCGGCCACTCCGTGGGCCCCAGCTCCGCCCTGCCAGGTGACCCCTACAACTCAGCCGTGGGCCCTGCTGACTTCGAGATCAGCCCCTTGGCGTCCAGCGACTCCGGGGAAGGCACCTGG ttGGATCCAGCCACCAGGAGCAGCAAGCCTGCCGGCCCAGGGCCCGCAACGGGGCACAGGGAGGCCGGGCGCGGGGAGGCAGGCCCTGGCTCTGGGGCCGGACCCGTCCTGCAGTTCTTCACCCGGCTGCGGCGCCACGCCAGCCTGGACGGGGCCAGCCCCTACTTCAAGGTCAAGAAATGGAAGCTGGATCCCAGCCAACGGGCATCCAGTCTGGACACTAGAG GCTCCCCCAAACGGCACCAGTTCCAGCGGCAGCGGGCAGCCAGCgagagcacagagcaggaggagggggacgCCCCCCACGGGGATTTCATCCAGTACATTGCCAGCGCAGGCGCCGCTGTGGCcttcccgcccccccgcccctttCTGGCCAGCCCCACCAGCCCGTCCCCCACCCTCGGCAG GCTAGAGGCAGCCAAGGAGGTGGGCGCCGCAGGAGGAGCGAGCCCCGAGTCTCCCCCAGAGTCTAGCGGCGGCGTGGGGACTGAGCAGCTGCAGCAGCAGGAGTCCGATGGCGAGCGGGACTCGGGGCCGGAGCAGGCGCAGACCAGCTACCGGGATATCTGGAGCCTGCGCGCCTCCCTCGAGCTGCATGCCGCGGCCGCCTCGGACCACAGCAGCAGTGGCAACGACCGCGACTCGGTGCGCAGCGGCGACAGCTCGGGCTCGGGCTCCGGGACCACCGCGCCCGCCTTCCCGCCGCCCTCGCCGCCGCCCACACCGCGATCCGCGGATGGCGAGGCGGGAGGTCCGCGGAAGCTGCTTCAAATGGACAGCGGCTACGCCAGCATCGAGGGCCGCGGCGCGGGCGACGACGGGCTGCCCAGCGCGTCCGAGAAGCGCTCTTCCTTCACCAGCGCCGGCCGCACGGCCACTGTGGGCAGCAGCTTTGAGGGGGCGCTGGCGCCCACGGAGGCGCCCGCCCGGCCCCGCAGCCCCCGCGCCTGGCCCCGCCGCGCCCCGCGCCGCGACTACAGCATCGACGAGAAGACAGACGCGCTCTTCCACGAGTTTCTGCGCCACGACCCGCACTTCGACGACGCACTGCCCTGCGCCGCCCGCCACCGCGCGCGCGCGCACCCGCACGCGCGCAAGCAGTGGCAGCAGCGCGGCCGGCAGCACAGCGACCCCGGCGCGCGCGCCGCCACTcccgcccccgccgcgcccccGTTCCGCCCAGACCCCCGGCCCCCACGCGCGCCTCTCCGCCGCGGCGACAGCGTCGACTGCCCATCCGAGGGCCGCGCGGGCGAGGACCCGGCGGCGCCCGCCATTCCGGTCATCGAGGAGgagcccggcggcggcggcggttgCCCCGGCTCGGGCCTGTGCGTCGGGTCCCCGGGGACGCTGCTGGACAAGCTGGCGGCCGGCCTCGACGACAGACTGTTCCCGCCGCGCCTCGCCCAGCCCATCGCCGCGGCTCCCGCGCTGGCCGCCGCCGCGCCGACGTCTCCCGACCACAGCCCGGCCTAA